CCCATAATACCCCTTGGCCGCCTTCAATACTTTTTTATGGCGAAAATGCTTGGTTACGCCGCGTTTCACTCGTGACATTGGAACACCTATCCGTTACGCAGAAAATTCCGCTTTACGATCCTCTCATCCGCAGAGGCCATAGTCGTAGAGTGGCGGGCATTACGGATGAACTTATTTGTCCGCTTAATCATGCCATGGCGCTTCCCAGCATGGTTCATCCGCACCTTGCCAGTTGCTGTCAGCTTAAAGCGCTTTTTGGCACTCGACTTCGTCTTTACCTTCGGCATAATCCACTCTTACCCAGCTTCTAGGCCAACTATTCTTCTGTCTTAAGCAGGCTCGGTTTATAACCATGCATAGGCAGCTTTGCAAGCTCTAGACGCAAAGGGGCCAACTAAGACGTAGCTAAAGTGGCGCCACAACCATAGTCATTTGCCTGCCTTCCAATTTGGGACTTTGCTCTACCTTCGCCAAATCTTCTAAATCGTCACGCACCCGCATGAGGACCCCCATTCCAATTTCCTGGTGGGTCATCTCACGCCCGCGAAAACGCATTGTCACCTTAACCTTATCGCCTGCCTCAAGAAATTTAGTTATAGCCCGCATCTTTACGGCATAGTCGTGCTGCTCTATTCCCGGCCGCATTTTGATTTCTTTTACATCAAAGGTTTTTTGTTTTTTTCGGGCTTGGTTGGCTCGTTTCTGAGCCTCATATTTAAATTTTCCATAATCCAATATTTTGCAAACAGGTGGGGCCGCATTCGGCGAAACCTCTACCAAATCTAACCCAGATTGCCTAGCCCTCTCAAGGGCATCTTGCACAGACAAAACCCCAAGCATCTCTCCATTTTCATCAACCAACCGGACTGACGACACACCGATCTGGTCGTTTACCCGCGGCCCATCCTTAGCTGGCGGTGCGGGTTGCTGAATTCTAGCTATTTATCCTTCTCCTCATACTTTTCTTGGCCCGATCCATTTACCCTGTGCAGCTTGCCTTCAAACCGGACCGTTCTCACACTGGCGCCATGGCTCGACCCAAAAGTTTATCAACAGCCTGATCTAACGCAAGTACTTCCTGTTTTTTTTCACCCCGCCACCGCAGAGAGACCGTTCCATCTTCCGCCTCCCTAGATCCAACGACCACGATTACTGGCACTTTTTTAAGAGCATGTTCCCTAATCTTATAGTTAACTGTCTCGTTACGGACGTCCAAAGTGGCCCGAATTCCCGCCGAGACCAGCGCCTTATGGACCGTACCCGCATGATCATCCGCTGCCTCGGTAATCGTAGCTACTACTGCCTGGGTCGGCGCTAACCAAGTGGGGAAACGCCCGCCAAAATGCTCAATGAGAATCCCAATAAATCTTTCAAATGAACCCAAAATAGCTCGATGCAACATTACCGGCCTATGCTTTGACCCATCTTCTCCTACGTAGGTCGCCTCTAGACGTTCTGGCAACACAAAATCAACCTGCAGGGTACCGCACTGCCAGTCCCTTCCCAAAGCATCCCGCAGAACAAACTCAAGCTTTGGGCCGTAAAATGCGCCTTCCCCCGGATTGACTTCATACTCCAAACCTGTCTGATCCAAAGCGTGCTTCAGAGCAGATTCTGCCTTTTGCCATGTTTCGTCCGTCCCAGCCCGAACCTCAGGCCTATCCGCAAACTTGACTATTACATCATCGAAACCAAAGTCTTTATAAATTCCCAGAAGCAGCTCACAAAACCTTGCCGTTTCACTGTTAACCTGATCCTCCGTACAAAAAATATGGGCATCATCTTGAGTAAATGCACGAACACGCATCAAACCATGAAGTGCCCCCGACGGTTCATTGCGGTGGCAAGCGCCAAATTCGGCCATCCGTAACGGCAAGTCACGATAACTTTTCAGTCCCTGACGAAATATTTGAACATGGCCTGGACAATTCATGGGCTTCAGAGCTAAAACCCTGTCTTCCGACGCTGCGGTAAACATATGTTCCCTAAACTTATCCCAGTGGCCTGACCTCTCCCACAAACTACGATCAATTAAAGCCGGGGTTTTTACCTCTGAGTAGCCGTTACCCTCCAAACATCTCCTCATGTACGTTTCAATTAACCTGAACAGTGTCCAGCCTTGGTCATGCCAAAACACACTCCCGGTTGCCTCTTCTTGAATATGAAACAAGTCCATCTCGTTTCCAAGACGACGGTGGTCCCGCCGCGCTGCCTCTTCAAGTCTATCTAAGTAGCTCCGCAGATCTTTCTCGCTAGCCCAAGCGGTCCCGTAGACCCTCTGCAACATCTCATTCTGACTATCTCCTCGCCAATAAGCACCTGCTATCCTTGTTAACTTAAATGCTTTTCCAAGTTTGCCTGTGGAAGGCAAGTGAGGGCCCCGACATAGATCCACAAACTCTCCCTGTTTGTAGACCGTCAACACTTCATCTTCCGGAAGTTCACGCACTATCTCCGCCTTATAGCTCTCCCCTATACTTGCAAAAAACTCCAAAGCCTCCTGTCTGCCCCACACTTCCCTGGTTATCGGTTCATCCCGGTCGACTATCTCGTGCATACGGGCCTCCAGGGCAACCAAATCTTCTGGTGTAAAGGGAGCCTCCCTTGCAAAGTCGTAGTAAAAACCATCCTTAATAACGGGACCAATTGTAACCTGGATATCTGGCCACAACTCCTTTGCAGCCTCCGCCAAAACATGGGCCGCATCATGCCGGATCAAATCTAAAGACTCTTCGTCCCGAACGGTTACTAGTTTGCAACTAACATCAGCTTCAATAGGAATAGATAGGTCAACTAATGTCCCATTGACCTCGGCAGCTAGGGAGGCCTTCGCAAGGCCTTCCCCTATATCGAGCGCCACTTCGTAGGGAGTTACCCCCTTGTTATATTCCCTGGAAGTACTGTCGGGAAGACTAACGGTTATTTTGGCCAAGCTATCAGACACCAGTCGTCCTATTTCTTGTTGGGCGCGGACAATGCGCTATCCACTGCAAACCTGTCAAGCTAACACTGCCACGTCTCTGATTGCGGCCCAAACGTCTCCAACTGGCAGATCGCTTATAGAGCCTATACCAACTCCCATCAGACACCTGACATTTTGACCACGCGGCGCGCAGAGCTTTGGATCCGATGCTACACCAAAAAGAACAACGGTTGGCCGCTTGCCGGCAGCAATAATATGCATAGGTCCAGTGTCGTTGCCCACACTTACCTCTGCGGAACGACTCAATTCTGCAAGTTCCGCGAGACTAGTTTTCCCCCCTAGTGAGACTACACCATCCAAGCCCTCGGCTATCTGGGCGTGCAACTCTCTTTCTGTTGCGTCCCCCACTAAAAATACATTTATTCCCGATGAGACCAATTTTCCGGCTACTTCCCTATACCGCTTGACGGGCCACCGCTTATTTTGTCGTTTTGCCGACCCGCCAGGCACCAACAAAGCATATTTTTTCGGCAACCTAAACTTCTCCACAGGAGACCTAAGCCAACCTAGTTCCGGCAATGGCACATGATCTATGCCCGCTTGGCCAAGCTGCTCTGACTGCCGCTCTAAGGTATGCATGGAATCCCGTTTCGGATTGCGATGGGGGTGAGAACAGCCTCGAACTATCCCAGACCACTCTGGGAGACGGGAACGCTCAAATAATCTAAAGTAAAAAGCTGTCCTATCTGAAGTTTGCAAATCATAAACTCTGGTAAACTCTTGGGATCGCAATAACCGCCGCAACCGAACCCATCCGGAAATTTGGAACAGGGAAGGACGGGGATCAATCCATACTATGTCAAAATACCCCGTAGCTTCTGCTAACGGAACAAAGGGAACCGTTGTGAGCAATGTTATCTTGGCCCCAGCATGGTAATCTCTGATAGCCTTAAAAGGCCCACATGCTTGAATGAAGTCGCCTAATGCTCCAAGCTTTATCACAAGAATTCCGGACAATTTTTACCTCAGCGGATCCATCTGTAACACTTCGCGATAGGTCCTCATAGTTTGTTGCCGCATCTGTGCGACTGTGAAATGAGTAGTAACGTGCGATATAGCCTTATGTGCCAATCCCTCTCTTTGTTTTTCGGATAGAGAAAGCGCAATTTTCAAAGCCTTTGCCAGCGATTCGGGATCACCGTGCACAAAACTCCACCCTGTCTCACCCTCAATTATCAATTCGGTCGAGGCCCCGTGGCTACTAACGACTACAGGCTTTCCCATTGCTTGCGCCTCAACCATTACCCTTCCAAAAGCCTCTGGATCCGTGGAAGCGGAAACCACAACATCAGCAAGCATGTAAGCTGCCGGCATATCTCTACAATGGCCAGGAAAGTGCACAATGTTGCTGAGGTTGAGTTTTTTGACTAAGGCATCAAGATCCCTTCTATAACCGCCCCGACCTTGATCATCGCCAATAAATAAACACCGTATATCCTCCCTGCCAAGAATGGACAGGGCCTCTATGAGAACCTGCTGTCCCTTCCATCTGGTCAAGCGCCCCGACATCATAACCACTGGAATGGGTTCCGTTAAACGCCACTGCTTAGCCAAAGCTATCACTCTCTCCGAACTAACACTCCCCGGCTCAAACAACTCAGTATCGACCCCTCTGTGAACAATCCTTACCCTCTTGTCCTTGACCCCATAAACCGTCTCTATGTGTCTCGCGATATGTTCTGAAATCGCAATTACCGCATTTCCCCGGGTCATCACATCATTATAACGCCTTTTCAATTTTCCCTTGTGGCCGTACGTACCATGAAACGTCGTCACAAAGGGGATATCGGAAGCTCGCGCCGCATAATATCCGCTCCAGGCTGGGGCTCTGCTTCGAGCGTGAATTAAGCTCACTTGTTCATCGACACACAGCCTCCGAAGCCTCTCAATATTTCGATAAATAGTCACAGGATTCTTACTAGCCAGGGGCATTTGAATATGTTTCGCGCCAACCCTCCTTAACTCGTGCACCCCATAGCCACCCTCGGATGCCACTAACGCCGTCCAACCAGACTCTACCAAAGCGGAGGCAATATCGATAACCCCCCGTGGAACACCGCCAGCACCCATGTGGGGCAACACCTGTAGAATTACTGGATCGGAAAGGTTTGTAACAGTCATGGCTCAGGTCATGCTAACATTGCTAGGATTAGAAGACGGAACTTAACATCGGAATAGTAAACTACCATGTCTAAAACAACTACGGGACATCTGCAAACTCCCCACGGAGTCCAACTCGCCTACACTCGAACTATTGGACAAACTCCCGGCATCGTCTTTCTGGGGGGTTTCAGGTCAGACATGACTGGAATCAAAGCCCTGGCGCTGGAAAAATTTTGTCAGGAAAACAATAAAAGCTTTATCCGCTTTGACTACAGAGGGCACGGAGCTTCGACTGGCTCCTTTGAAGAAAGTACTATTACCACCTGGACTCTGGATACTCTCTCCGTCATTGATTCATTGACAGAGGGGCCACAAATTCTTGTTGGCTCCAGCATGGGTGGCTGGATAATGATACTCGTAGCATTGGCCAGGAAGAGCTTAATAGCAGCCCTGGTGGGAGTTGCGCCGGCACCCGATTTTACTAAACGTTTATTGGAGGATGAACTGAGTGAAAAGCAACTTGCAGAGCTTAGACAAAGTGGTCGCGCATATATTTACTCGCCGTATAGCGAAGAACCATACCTGTTCACAAAACTTCTGATAGAAGATGGCCAAAGAAACCTGGTATTGGGTGGAGCGATAAATCTCCAATGTCCAGTGCGCCTCATTCATGGGCTCAGAGACAGCTCCGTACCTTGGGAAACATCAATCAAACTAGCAGAAGCATTAGATACACCTGACGTTGAACTCACACTGATAAAGTATGGAGATCACCGTCTGAGTGACCCCGACTCCATAGACAAACTGATCCAGACGGTACAAGACCTTCCTTAACCAGACTTAGGCCCCTTAACCTCTCTCCACTAATGATGCTAGACCCTCTCTATAGGTAGGAAACCGCAAATTTACCATTAACTCTTCGCGGATCAATCTATTACTCACCCGCCGGCGATCCTCCCAAAAACTGCGGGCCAGAGGCGACATTTCCTTGGCCCTAGCCTCGAAATCTATTAAAGGGGGCAATCTCTCACCTAGCAATTGGCAACCGTGCTCGACTATCTGGGGTTGGGAACAAGGCTCATTGTCACAAACGTTGTATGTTGCACCCGCTCGAGGCCGCAGGATCGAAGCCGCAAGAGTCGAAACGATATCGTCCACGTGGATCCTCGAAAACACATGGCCTGGTTTTTGAATTCTGGTTGCCGTGCCTGCCCGTATCTTATCGAGAATATTCCTGCCCGGACCATAGATACCCGCCAAGCGGAAAATATGAACCGGCAAACCTTTTTTTTTGGTAAGTCTGAGCCACGCCTTCTCGGCTGCTATTCGGCGAAGCCCCCGATTACTGGTTGCGCGCAGTCGGAAACTTTCATCAACCTCTTTGCCATCCCAGTCACCATAAACACCCGTCGTCGATAAGTAGCCGAGCCAAGAACCACCGACCTTCCTACAAATATCGGCTCCAAAAATCTCCAACACAGGGTCGCCAATTGTGGTCGGCGGCACTGATGACAAGATGGCGTCCGCCACCACAATTTGCTGACTTATCTCGGCAAGCGCTTTCTGACCATCAAAAACAAAAGCTTCCAAACCGGACCGTAGTAGTTCTTGCCTTCGTTTCTCAGTACGGCACGTCCCCTCTACCTTCCACCCAGCATCCCTCATTGCCAGGGCAAAGGACAACCCGACATAGCCTAAACCAAATACAAATAACCGACGGACGCTTTTCTTATCCAATCAGACTATCTCCACCTCATCCCACTCATTACGTACGTCAAAGTCCACCTCATCAAAGTAGTGCTGATTGCGATAGAGTCTAAAATCATGAGGTAACACGAGATTAGCCAAAGCCCAGACGGCCATTGCCCGAACAATTTTCGACTTATCCGATAATTTATTCTTTACAGCGTCAACAAACTTAGGGTTTCCGCTATTCCCAATAGCTATCAACACGTTACGGATAAAGCGATCTCTGCCAATCCGTTTCACCGGTGATTGCGAAAAATAGGAGCGAAATTTCTCCTCATCAAGGCTGACCAAAACACTAAGCAGCGGCTCCCGGAGATCATCTCGAGAAACAAATTTCAATTCTTTGGTTTTTTGTGCAAATTTGTTCCATGGACATACAGACAAACAATCATCGCATCCAAAAATCCTATTGCCTATGGGACGACGAAACTCACGATCAATAATTCCTTTATGCTCAATCGTCAGGTACGAAATGCATCGACGTGCATCTATTTGATAAGGCTTAGGGAATGCTTGCGTGGGGCAAATATCCAGGCACCTCCGACAACTCCCACAGGTGTCGCCCGCTGAGTCACTGGGCGTTAAGCGCAAAGTGGTAAATAAAACACCCAAAAACAACCATGATCCAAATTGCGTCGAAACCAAGTTGGTATGTTTTCCTTGCCAACCAATTCCAGCAGCTTGGGCAAGTGGTTTTTCCATAACCGGCGCAGTGTCCACAAAAACTTTCAACTCACCCCCGTAATTAGCCTCCACCCAACTACCAAGCTGCTTTAAGCGGCCCTTAAGGACCTTGTGGTAGTCCCGGTTCTGTGCGTAAACGGAGATAACTCCAGAATTTTTCTTTAATAATACATCACGAGGGTTAACGTCTGGGCCGTAATTCGCCGCTACAACAATTACAGACTGAACGTCAGGCCACAGGCGAGTCGGATCAGAACGCTTATCAACGTTTCGTTCCATCCAAGACATGCCCCCATGTCTTCCCAGAGCAACAAAATTTCTTAAACCATCGCGGGAGCCGCTTAGGACAGAAGGGGAAGTTACTCCCACGTCGTCAAACCCTATGGACCGCGCATAATTTATTATTGCGTTAAGCTGTGCTACCATCTGCCATGATCCGCATATCAAAGCCCGTTGGCAATTGGAACAAACGAAGCTCAAAAGCTGGCAAGGCTGCCAAAAGATGGTCAAAAATATCGGCCTGGATAGCCTCAAACATTTCCCAATCCGTGTTGTTAGAAAATACGTAAATCTCTATAGGAAGGCCATTGGATGATGGGGGCAACTGACGCACCATAAACGTCATCTCATTGTGGATACTCGTGTTTTCTCTGAGATACGCCTCTGCATAAGCCCTAAAAGTACCTACATTAGTGAGCTCCCGACGGTTAAGTGATGGCACATCACCGCCCTCTCTGCCGCGATTGGCAGTAGCCAGATCGCGCATCTTGTCCGCCAGATAGGGTTGCAGTTTCTCAATTTGGGACAGCCTGTCCACAGTCGCCTGATCTAAAAATTTTATACTCGTTTGATCGACCAGCAAACTCCGCTTTATGCGGCGGCCACCGGCCTCTGTCATTCCGCGCCAGTTTTTGAATGAATCTTGGATCAGTCGATGGGTGGGCACTGTAATAATTGTCTTATCCCAGTTTTGGACCCGGACAGTATGCAACGAAACATCTATCACGTCACCATCAACGCCGAGTCCGGGCATCTCAATCCAATCCCCTGCGCGGACTATATCGTAAGCAGCAATTTGCAAGGACGCCACCAAGGATAAAATTGTATCCCGAAAGACTAATATCAGAAGAGCTGTCATTGCCCCTAGTCCACTCATAATCCCCCATGGAGAAATATCAAGCAAAGTACACAAAGCGAGAATGGCACCAACCAAGAATACAATCAGGTTAGCTAATTGAATGTACCCTTTAATAGGACGCCTATTGGAGATCGGGTAATGTTCATAAATATCGGCACCTGCCCCTAGCAGCCTACTCAGCATAATCACTAAACAAAACACGAACCAAGCCCGCACAACCCGGGCCAATATTTCAGTATCGAAAGAAAG
The genomic region above belongs to Rhodospirillaceae bacterium and contains:
- a CDS encoding 50S ribosomal protein L35; this translates as MPKVKTKSSAKKRFKLTATGKVRMNHAGKRHGMIKRTNKFIRNARHSTTMASADERIVKRNFLRNG
- a CDS encoding translation initiation factor IF-3 yields the protein MQQPAPPAKDGPRVNDQIGVSSVRLVDENGEMLGVLSVQDALERARQSGLDLVEVSPNAAPPVCKILDYGKFKYEAQKRANQARKKQKTFDVKEIKMRPGIEQHDYAVKMRAITKFLEAGDKVKVTMRFRGREMTHQEIGMGVLMRVRDDLEDLAKVEQSPKLEGRQMTMVVAPL
- a CDS encoding threonine--tRNA ligase encodes the protein MTVSLPDSTSREYNKGVTPYEVALDIGEGLAKASLAAEVNGTLVDLSIPIEADVSCKLVTVRDEESLDLIRHDAAHVLAEAAKELWPDIQVTIGPVIKDGFYYDFAREAPFTPEDLVALEARMHEIVDRDEPITREVWGRQEALEFFASIGESYKAEIVRELPEDEVLTVYKQGEFVDLCRGPHLPSTGKLGKAFKLTRIAGAYWRGDSQNEMLQRVYGTAWASEKDLRSYLDRLEEAARRDHRRLGNEMDLFHIQEEATGSVFWHDQGWTLFRLIETYMRRCLEGNGYSEVKTPALIDRSLWERSGHWDKFREHMFTAASEDRVLALKPMNCPGHVQIFRQGLKSYRDLPLRMAEFGACHRNEPSGALHGLMRVRAFTQDDAHIFCTEDQVNSETARFCELLLGIYKDFGFDDVIVKFADRPEVRAGTDETWQKAESALKHALDQTGLEYEVNPGEGAFYGPKLEFVLRDALGRDWQCGTLQVDFVLPERLEATYVGEDGSKHRPVMLHRAILGSFERFIGILIEHFGGRFPTWLAPTQAVVATITEAADDHAGTVHKALVSAGIRATLDVRNETVNYKIREHALKKVPVIVVVGSREAEDGTVSLRWRGEKKQEVLALDQAVDKLLGRAMAPV
- a CDS encoding ADP-heptose--LPS heptosyltransferase; protein product: MSGILVIKLGALGDFIQACGPFKAIRDYHAGAKITLLTTVPFVPLAEATGYFDIVWIDPRPSLFQISGWVRLRRLLRSQEFTRVYDLQTSDRTAFYFRLFERSRLPEWSGIVRGCSHPHRNPKRDSMHTLERQSEQLGQAGIDHVPLPELGWLRSPVEKFRLPKKYALLVPGGSAKRQNKRWPVKRYREVAGKLVSSGINVFLVGDATERELHAQIAEGLDGVVSLGGKTSLAELAELSRSAEVSVGNDTGPMHIIAAGKRPTVVLFGVASDPKLCAPRGQNVRCLMGVGIGSISDLPVGDVWAAIRDVAVLA
- a CDS encoding glycosyl transferase; this translates as MTVTNLSDPVILQVLPHMGAGGVPRGVIDIASALVESGWTALVASEGGYGVHELRRVGAKHIQMPLASKNPVTIYRNIERLRRLCVDEQVSLIHARSRAPAWSGYYAARASDIPFVTTFHGTYGHKGKLKRRYNDVMTRGNAVIAISEHIARHIETVYGVKDKRVRIVHRGVDTELFEPGSVSSERVIALAKQWRLTEPIPVVMMSGRLTRWKGQQVLIEALSILGREDIRCLFIGDDQGRGGYRRDLDALVKKLNLSNIVHFPGHCRDMPAAYMLADVVVSASTDPEAFGRVMVEAQAMGKPVVVSSHGASTELIIEGETGWSFVHGDPESLAKALKIALSLSEKQREGLAHKAISHVTTHFTVAQMRQQTMRTYREVLQMDPLR
- a CDS encoding alpha/beta hydrolase, whose amino-acid sequence is MSKTTTGHLQTPHGVQLAYTRTIGQTPGIVFLGGFRSDMTGIKALALEKFCQENNKSFIRFDYRGHGASTGSFEESTITTWTLDTLSVIDSLTEGPQILVGSSMGGWIMILVALARKSLIAALVGVAPAPDFTKRLLEDELSEKQLAELRQSGRAYIYSPYSEEPYLFTKLLIEDGQRNLVLGGAINLQCPVRLIHGLRDSSVPWETSIKLAEALDTPDVELTLIKYGDHRLSDPDSIDKLIQTVQDLP
- a CDS encoding NAD(P)-dependent oxidoreductase; this translates as MRDAGWKVEGTCRTEKRRQELLRSGLEAFVFDGQKALAEISQQIVVADAILSSVPPTTIGDPVLEIFGADICRKVGGSWLGYLSTTGVYGDWDGKEVDESFRLRATSNRGLRRIAAEKAWLRLTKKKGLPVHIFRLAGIYGPGRNILDKIRAGTATRIQKPGHVFSRIHVDDIVSTLAASILRPRAGATYNVCDNEPCSQPQIVEHGCQLLGERLPPLIDFEARAKEMSPLARSFWEDRRRVSNRLIREELMVNLRFPTYREGLASLVERG
- the queG gene encoding tRNA epoxyqueuosine(34) reductase QueG produces the protein MVAQLNAIINYARSIGFDDVGVTSPSVLSGSRDGLRNFVALGRHGGMSWMERNVDKRSDPTRLWPDVQSVIVVAANYGPDVNPRDVLLKKNSGVISVYAQNRDYHKVLKGRLKQLGSWVEANYGGELKVFVDTAPVMEKPLAQAAGIGWQGKHTNLVSTQFGSWLFLGVLFTTLRLTPSDSAGDTCGSCRRCLDICPTQAFPKPYQIDARRCISYLTIEHKGIIDREFRRPIGNRIFGCDDCLSVCPWNKFAQKTKELKFVSRDDLREPLLSVLVSLDEEKFRSYFSQSPVKRIGRDRFIRNVLIAIGNSGNPKFVDAVKNKLSDKSKIVRAMAVWALANLVLPHDFRLYRNQHYFDEVDFDVRNEWDEVEIV
- a CDS encoding mechanosensitive ion channel protein MscS, which produces MDNTKSILEILAVEAVLGMGCLLLVAVCSFVLTRKVVLRLVIQAAGRTNTMWDDALVERGVVAQGSYLVPAVVVYFGLDFLSFDTEILARVVRAWFVFCLVIMLSRLLGAGADIYEHYPISNRRPIKGYIQLANLIVFLVGAILALCTLLDISPWGIMSGLGAMTALLILVFRDTILSLVASLQIAAYDIVRAGDWIEMPGLGVDGDVIDVSLHTVRVQNWDKTIITVPTHRLIQDSFKNWRGMTEAGGRRIKRSLLVDQTSIKFLDQATVDRLSQIEKLQPYLADKMRDLATANRGREGGDVPSLNRRELTNVGTFRAYAEAYLRENTSIHNEMTFMVRQLPPSSNGLPIEIYVFSNNTDWEMFEAIQADIFDHLLAALPAFELRLFQLPTGFDMRIMADGSTA